From the genome of Sinanaerobacter sp. ZZT-01:
CACTCCAATGTAATACATACATCCGAGACAAAATCATATGATTTTGTTACATAGACGTATTAATTATATCATCTTACATTATCTTTTCCAATTATTTTAGTGATTTCCCTGAAAAATCCTTCCTTTCCATCTACCCACAACTCAGACTGCGTTTTGAATTTTTTCCTAGAAATTTCTGAATAAATGATCACCGGAATCTCTCCGGGGTATGCCTGCAACACTTCACGGATGTTTTCTAACGTCTCACTTTCTTCCATATCATATGGAATCATTAATTTTATTATTTTTCTTTCCTTCATTTCCCTATAATCACTCAAGGAAAAAATAGAATTTGCTAAAATTTTAGGCGCTTCTTCTTCTTTAAAATTAACGGTACCTTTTACCACAATTAAGCCATCCTCATAGATCAGCTCCGAATATCGTTCAAATACATTCGGGAACACAATCACTTCTATCGCCCCATACAAATCCTCTAAATCCACAAACGCCATCATTTGATTTTTCTTGGTAATCAAAGTTTTCTTACTGCTGATTACACCAGCTAATGTAACGCTCATTCCGTCGCGAATGCCAGAATTCTCCTCTGCATGTGACAATTCTTCTGCATTTACCGTCGTTATTTTTTCAATTTGTTCTTTGTAATCTGCCAACGGATGTCCCGTAATATACACACCCAGCATCTCTTTCTCCATTGAAATTAAAATCTTTCGATCGAAATTTTCCACCTGAGGCAATCTTGCTTTTATCCCTGCTTGATTCATAATTTCTGTATTCGATTGAAACAGGGAGATTTGGCCTTCTAAATTTTTTCTGGAACTATTTTGTGCAGATTCTACTACACTCTCATAGATCGCAAGAAGTGAAGCACGATTCTCTGTGAAACAGTCCATCGCTCCTGCCTTAATTAAGCTCTCAATTGCTTTTTTATTCATTTCATGAATATCTATTTCCTCTATCATCTGGAAGAAATCTTTTGGGTTCCCGTTTTTTTCTCTTACACGAATGATACTGTCAATGATTCCCTCGCCAACATTTTTTACACCGAGAAGGCCAAAACGGATCTTTCCGTCCTTTACTGTAAACTTCTTTTTGCTTTCGCAAACATTCGGTGGGAGTACTTCAATTTTCATTTCATTACAGTTACGAATATATTTTGCGATTTGTGAACCATCTCCGATTACGCTCGTCATCAATGCAGCCATAAATTCTACCGGAAAATATGCCTTTAAATAGGCTGTTTCATACGCTAAAACTGCATATGCTGCTGCATGTGACTTATTGAATGCATATTCTGCAAAGGAAATCATCTGATCATAAATCGAGTTAGCCGCTTGCTCTGGAATCCCTCTCCTTATACACCCATCAATCTCAATCTTTCCATTTTCATCTGTTTTGCCATGAATAAAATAGGTTCTCTCCTCCTCCATCGCATCTCGTTTTTTCTTACTCATCGCACGGCGTACTAAGTCGCTTCTGCCGTAAGTATATCCGGCCAAATCCCGTACAATCTGCATGACCTGTTCCTGATAAACCATACACCCGTAAGTAACAGAAAGAATCGGTTCCAGACTGGGATCCACATAGGATATATTTTCTGGATTTTTTTTATTTTCAATGTACTTTGGAATGGAATTCATAGGACCCGGCCGATAAAGAGAAATGCCAGCCACAATATCTTCAAAGCAGTCCGGTTTCAAATTCTTCATAAACTGTGTCATACCGCCGCTTTCCATCTGAAATACACCCATGGTATTCCCACTGCTGATTACTTCATAAACCTTTGGGTCATCGTAAGTCATATGTGAGAAATCAATTTTCTTTTTATGATTTTCCCAAACTAAATCCATTGTGTCTCGAATGACCGTCAAATTTCGAAGACCGAGAAAATCCATTTTTAACAATCCCAGCTCTTCAATTGTTGTCATTGTAAATTGCGTGGACACGCCTTTTTCCGCCAAATACAAGGGCACGTATTCATTGATGCTTTTTTTAGAAATCACAACGCCCGCTGCATGTGTAGAAGCATGACGAGGCATACCTTCTAAAGCCCTCGCTGTATCAATCAGCTCTTTTACACGCAAATTATTCTCATAATCTTTTTTCAGCTCTGGATTCATATGCAAAGCCTTGTCAATGGTCATCTTTAATTCAAACGGAACCTTCTTTGCAATAGCATCGACCTCACTGTAGCTCATATCCATCGCACGCCCAACGTCACGTATCGCTGCCTTTGCTTTCATGGTTCCAAAGGTGATAATCTGTGCTACTTTATCCTCACCATACTTTTCAATGACATAATCGATGACCTCCTGCCTTCTTTCGTAACAGAAGTCAATATCAATATCCGGCATACTGATACGTTCCGGATTTAAAAACCGTTCAAAGATAAGTCCGTACCGGATTGGGTCAATATCAGTAATATGTAAACTGTAAGCGACAATGCTTCCGGCGGCCGATCCTCTCCCCGGTCCTACCACGATGCCATTGTTTCTTGCGTAATTTATAAAATCCCATACAATCAAAAAATACTCAACATATCCCATTTTTTCAATGGTAGACAACTCGTATTCCAATCGTTCACAAAGCTCAGATGTCAGTGTGCCATACCGTTTTTTCATTCCCTCTGCACACAGCTTTCTTAGATATTCTCTGTTATTTAAGCCCTGCGGTGCCTGAAACTCCGGTAAGTGATGCTCTCCGAAAACAAATTCAACATTGCATTCCTCTGCAATCTTCGCAGAATTTTCGATTGCCTGCGGAATATGCCCAAACAGCAGCTTCATCTCTTCCTCTGATTTCAGATAAAATTGGTCATTCGGAAAACGCATCCGATCTTCATCGTCTACTCTGCTCGCCGTTTGAATACACAAAAGTACATCGTGTGCTTTTGCATCCTCTCTTTTTACATAGTGCACATCATTGGTCGCAATAAATGGCACTCCGGTTTCTTCATGCAACCTTTGCATTTGAGGAAAAATGCGTTCTTCCTCTTCCAGTCCCTGATCCTGCAACTCTAAGTAGAGGTTGCCTTCTCCGAAAATGTCCAAAAGTGTCAGAACCTCTTTCTTCGCACCCTCATAACTTCCCTTTAGCAAATTCTGCTGCACATTACCTGCAAGGCATGCGGTCAAAGCAATCAGTCCTTCACTGTGTGATCTCAAAAATTCGTGATCAATACGAGGCTTATAATAAAAACCTTCTGTAAATCCGGCTGATACAATTTTTATCAAATTATGATACCCAATATTGTTTTTTGCTAATAGTACCAAATGTCCTTGATGCTTGTCCTTATCCGCTTCCTTATCTCTCATTCCTCTTGCCGCAGTATAAACTTCACAGCCGATAATTGGTTTGATCCCTTGTTTTTTTGCTTCTTTATAAAAGTCAATGACCCCAAACATCACACCGTGATCCGTGATTGCCACTGCGTCCATGCCCAGCTCTTTCGTTTGTGCAATTAAATCTTTGATGCGTGAAGCACCATCCAAAAGGCTATATTCTGTATGTACATGCAGATGTACAAATCCCATAATCATTCTCTCTTTCTTTTTCCATTTTATAAAAATATTTTATCAGAAATTATTTCTAAATGCGAGTTTGTTCTCGTTTTTCTTCCTTGTTTCATCATAAAAAATAAGCTACACTAATAGAGGTTTATTTCATAAGCTCCTGCTATTTCAAGAAATGAATCACGATCAATTACAATTCATTGCCAAAATACAGCATATGCTTTGCAAAGGAAGTAACGTAAAAGAAAGGACAAACAATGACGCATCTGCATCGAAAAATTTATATTTTATCTGCTGCTTTTTTGCTTTTTATGTCACTTATGACTCATTTTTGCTACGCAGATAACCAAAATGGACTCAGCTATTTTACAAAAAAATATGAGTATGAAGAAGATACCTTTCATGATATATCAAAAGAATGGGTTAAAAATGCTTTGAAGTCCAGTTATGAGCTAGGGCTCATCAATGGAAAAGGTAAAGGTAACTTTGATCCGAATGGATTCGTAACCGTCGCAGAAGCAATCTCCTTTGCCTGCCGTATCAATAACATCTACTATGGGGAAGGCGGAGAAATTGATTCTCTTGGGTCAAAATGGTACGACGGTGCTGTCATCTATGCGATTGACCACAATATTATAAAAGCCGGAGAATACGCTAACTATGAAAAAACTGCAACACGAGCAGAGGTTGCAAATTTATTTTCCCACGCTCTGCCTCACACTGCATTAAAGGCAATCAATCAAATCACACAGCTTCCGGATGTGTCTTCATTCGATCCTTATTTTGATCCCATTCTTCTGCTCTACAATGCCGGTATTCTTTCCGGTAGTGATGCTTATGGAACCTTTTATCCGGAAAGAGAGATAACACGGGCAGAAATCGCAGTCTTACTTACACGAATTGCACTCCCTGACGAGAGAAAAAAAATAACACTTCTTCCTTCTAAAAATCAGCCCCTAACAAGTGCGGATGGGAGCTTTACCTTATACGTATCCACTGATTGGAAGGAAAACACACCTTATCTTTCTTCTCAATCCGTACTGGAACTCCAAGCCGATGGCGGTCTTTGCCAATTAACAGCTTCTTCGACTAAAAAGAAGGATCTTTTAAACTTTGATCTTTCGACTTACAGTGCATCTTACATTAAGGCACTCTCTCAACAGCTGAATGATGCGTCTGCTGCTCTATCGAAAACAATGAAAATAAACGGTCATACTGCGATCATTAGCGAAATTGAAGGAACGGTCGAAAATGAAAAGATAAGTTACTATATTATGGCAGTCGAAAATGATACACAGGTTATTTTATTATCTGCAATTTTTCCGACTTCCCTTTCTGAAGAATGCCATCCAAAAGTAGCTTCACTTTTTCAACAATTTCAGTCTACGAAAGCAAAATGATATTGATAGGATAAATGGAAGTTGAAATAAAAGAGGGTGCTTTCAATCAAAATATTTTGATTGAAAGCACCCTTTTACCGCTCATTTACAATTAAATCCTATCAGTCGAATACATTATTTAGTTCTATTTTTACAACAACATCATTTTCAAACCAAAACAGGAGCGCAGTCCCCCAGCCTTCTTCATTGCTGCAGTACCATAGATAGTCACCCTCATAGCTCCAATAGTCCTTATTGTAAAGTTTGGGATATACAGCAAGAACCTCCTCGCGTGTCATACCAACTCGGATACCACGATGAGTTGCAACATCGGTACGTGTCGTGTCAAGATTTACCACCTTATCGCTATTCTCTAAAGCATTGTGGTAACAGAGAGCCGTAAGTCCGTCATAACGATAACGGACCCAGTAATCGCCTTCACTGTATATCGGATCCCATCCATCCATTTTTTCTGCTGAACCTTCCTCATTAAAAAAATGCAGCGGAGCGGATGGCCCAATCCGTTGAGGCATACCATCAAGGCAGAGAGAAACTTCTATATCACGCAAGCCATATACAACCTCCAAAATTACATCATCAATATTTTTATTCGGATCGACAGATTCTGTACAGCCAAATACACCATCCCATGTGTCCTCATAACCATTGCGCCGAAGAACAATGTAATAGGGTAGACCCTCATGCCAATCAAAGACCTTTTCCGCATTTTCATCTCGAGTAGAATAATAGTTGCTGTATTCCACTTTATATGCAACACCAACGCTCTCGTTCACAGTGCTTTCTCCAGCATAAGTAATACTGTCAATGCGATAATCTTCTTCCTGTGGTAGATCGGGTGCATCAGCCGCATCATAAATCCTTTTGCTTATATCTGCACGTTCACTAAGCAAATACGAAAGAACTAATTCTTTGACAGATGTTTCAATATCTGAAGTTTCCTCCTTTTCAGAGGATAATTCGTCTTGATTTTTGCAGCTCGTGAACAAAAACAACCCTGCAGTCATACATAAAACCAGCAAAAATGAAATTAGGTAAATCCTTTTGTATCTCATACATCCTCCTCGCCTTAAATATTTCTGCAGCTATTTAGTAAGGTCCTTTTTATTTTGTTAATTATATATTGTAGCATGCTGCACGTAACATCGTCTATTCCTTTAATGGGAAAAATAAAAAGACACGATCCGAAGAAAGCGTCTTTTTTACTTATTCCAATTCGTTATACGTTCAAGCATTTTTACAGCTCTCATTTACACCACTTGACGGACTTCTCCCGTCTCGGGGTTCATAATCAGTCCATAGATCCGAATGTTTTTCGGAATCAACGGATGTGCTTTAATGATTTCTACTGAGCCGGAAACTGCTTCCTCTACATTCTGAAAGCCTACGAGCCAGTCCTCGATTCCACCCGTTGCTCCATCACTTCTTGCAATATCCACGTCGGTAATCCCATGTTCATGCATTTTTTTTATCAATTTTTCGCTGTTGAGGTTCTGCATACCACAGTCATCATGCCCAATTACAAGCACTTCTTCCACACCAAGCTCATAAATCGAAATAATTAAACTGTGAATTACACTGCCATACGGATGAGAAACGACAGCTCCTGCATTTTTAATCAGCTTCACATCTCCATTCTTTAAACCGAGTGCCGCAGGCAGAAGCGATGTGAGTCTTGTATCCATACAAGCCAAAATTGCAGTTTTCTTGCTTGGATATTTATCTGTTTGAAATTCCTTATACCGTTCATCCTTTACAAACTGTTTATTGTATTCAAACATTTCTTTCAACATTTTATGCACACCCCCTTGTTCTCCTAATTCTTAACAAGTATAATGTTTAGTTGTATTAATGTCAATAAGGAGCTTATTTTGATTATATTAAATGCTATAGATCTCTCAAAATCTTATACAGAAAAACCGCTTTTACAAGAATTATCCTTTTCGATTCATGATGGTGATAAAATTGGCCTTATCGGTGTAAATGGGACGGGTAAATCCACACTTCTTCGAATTGTCTCAGGCATCGAAGATTCAGATTCGGGTTCCATCATAAAAACAAAAGGCACTCGCATTGGATTTCTTCCTCAAATGCCTGCCTTTTCTAATGACAACACCGTTCTTGAACAGGTTTTGAAAAATGTAGAGGAAAACAATCGGGAAGCGATGACATACGAATGTAAATCCATGCTTTTAGAATTGGGAATCCATGACTTTGACAAACCAATCAAACAACTTTCCGGCGGAGAACGAAAACGAGTTGCGATGGCCAGTATCTTTGTTAGTCCTGTCGAACTTCTCATATTGGACGAGCCTACCAATCATATTGACAGTGAAACCATAGAATGGTTGGAACGCTACCTCATTAAATTTAAAGGTGCGATTTTAATGGTAACCCATGATCGTTACTTTTTAGATCGGGTCACAAACTGCATCTTGGAACTGAACCATGGAAAAATCTATCGCCATGATGGAAACTATGCTTATTATCTGGAAAATAAAGCAGCGCGAGAAGAGATGGAGGCGGCGACCGAACGAAAAAGGCAAACCCTTTACCGTAGAGAATTGGAATGGATCAGAAGAGGCGCACAGGCAAGAAGCACCAAGGCTAAGTCAAGAATTGACCGCTTTAAAGAGCTAGAAAAAAATAAATTGGTTCTCGATGAAACAAAGCTTCAAATGAATTCTATGGCAAGCCGATTGGGCAAAAAAGTAATTGAGATAAAGAACCTCTCAAAGAGTTACGGAAGCAAAAATATTATTTCTGATTTTACATATACGGTATTACGCAATGACCGAATTGGAATCATTGGACAAAATGGCTGTGGAAAATCAACACTCTTAAAGCTGATTTTAGGACTGATTCAACCGGATAGCGGCTCTGTTGAAATTGGCGATACGGTTAAAATCGGTTATTTTTCGCAGGAAAATGAAGCGTTAAATGAAACGCTACGAGTCATTGACTATGTACAGAGCATTGCGTATAACGTTACCACCGAAGATGGCACCATTACCGCATCTCAAATGCTTGAACGCTTCCTATTTCCAAGCAACCTGCATTCTATACAGATTGGCCGTCTGTCCGGCGGGGAAAAGCGCCGTCTGTATCTGTTGAGCATTTTGATGCGTGCGCCAAATGTACTACTTCTTGATGAGCCGACTAACGATCTGGACATTGAAACGCTTACCGTTTTAGAAGAATATTTAGATCACTTTCCGGGAGCCGTATTAATCGTATCCCATGACCGATATTTTGTCGATCGTACCGTATTCCGAACCTTTGTTTATGAAGAGGATGGTCAACTCGCCCATTATCCAGGCGGTTATACCGATTACATCGAAGTTCGAAGTTTGGAAAAGGAAGAAGCAAAGGTGAAAAACAAAGCTCAGAATTTTTCAAACAAAGAAGAATCACAATCTGTGCGTGAAACATCGAAAAACAATCGAAAAAAAGTTAAATTTACATTTAATGAACAGCGGGAATTTGATACAATCGATGATGAAATTGCTAATCTCGAAACACAGATATCTGAACTTGAAACACAAATGGCTGCATCTGCGAGCAGCTACGCAAAGCTTCAAGCGCTCATGGAAGAAAAAGAACACCTGGAGTCCTGCTTATCCCAAAAAATGGAACGTTGGCTCTATCTGAATGATTTAGCAGAACAAATCAATGAGCAGTTATCTGAATCATAGACAAATAACTCACACTATGGACGATCGATCAAAAAGGGGGCTTAACTTTGAAAAGGGGCTATCTATATATTGCTTTTGCAACATTTTTATTCAGCACAATGGAGATTGTATTGAAATCTATCTCTGGGCAATTTAACCCCAT
Proteins encoded in this window:
- a CDS encoding DNA polymerase III subunit alpha, whose amino-acid sequence is MGFVHLHVHTEYSLLDGASRIKDLIAQTKELGMDAVAITDHGVMFGVIDFYKEAKKQGIKPIIGCEVYTAARGMRDKEADKDKHQGHLVLLAKNNIGYHNLIKIVSAGFTEGFYYKPRIDHEFLRSHSEGLIALTACLAGNVQQNLLKGSYEGAKKEVLTLLDIFGEGNLYLELQDQGLEEEERIFPQMQRLHEETGVPFIATNDVHYVKREDAKAHDVLLCIQTASRVDDEDRMRFPNDQFYLKSEEEMKLLFGHIPQAIENSAKIAEECNVEFVFGEHHLPEFQAPQGLNNREYLRKLCAEGMKKRYGTLTSELCERLEYELSTIEKMGYVEYFLIVWDFINYARNNGIVVGPGRGSAAGSIVAYSLHITDIDPIRYGLIFERFLNPERISMPDIDIDFCYERRQEVIDYVIEKYGEDKVAQIITFGTMKAKAAIRDVGRAMDMSYSEVDAIAKKVPFELKMTIDKALHMNPELKKDYENNLRVKELIDTARALEGMPRHASTHAAGVVISKKSINEYVPLYLAEKGVSTQFTMTTIEELGLLKMDFLGLRNLTVIRDTMDLVWENHKKKIDFSHMTYDDPKVYEVISSGNTMGVFQMESGGMTQFMKNLKPDCFEDIVAGISLYRPGPMNSIPKYIENKKNPENISYVDPSLEPILSVTYGCMVYQEQVMQIVRDLAGYTYGRSDLVRRAMSKKKRDAMEEERTYFIHGKTDENGKIEIDGCIRRGIPEQAANSIYDQMISFAEYAFNKSHAAAYAVLAYETAYLKAYFPVEFMAALMTSVIGDGSQIAKYIRNCNEMKIEVLPPNVCESKKKFTVKDGKIRFGLLGVKNVGEGIIDSIIRVREKNGNPKDFFQMIEEIDIHEMNKKAIESLIKAGAMDCFTENRASLLAIYESVVESAQNSSRKNLEGQISLFQSNTEIMNQAGIKARLPQVENFDRKILISMEKEMLGVYITGHPLADYKEQIEKITTVNAEELSHAEENSGIRDGMSVTLAGVISSKKTLITKKNQMMAFVDLEDLYGAIEVIVFPNVFERYSELIYEDGLIVVKGTVNFKEEEAPKILANSIFSLSDYREMKERKIIKLMIPYDMEESETLENIREVLQAYPGEIPVIIYSEISRKKFKTQSELWVDGKEGFFREITKIIGKDNVR
- a CDS encoding S-layer homology domain-containing protein, which translates into the protein MTHLHRKIYILSAAFLLFMSLMTHFCYADNQNGLSYFTKKYEYEEDTFHDISKEWVKNALKSSYELGLINGKGKGNFDPNGFVTVAEAISFACRINNIYYGEGGEIDSLGSKWYDGAVIYAIDHNIIKAGEYANYEKTATRAEVANLFSHALPHTALKAINQITQLPDVSSFDPYFDPILLLYNAGILSGSDAYGTFYPEREITRAEIAVLLTRIALPDERKKITLLPSKNQPLTSADGSFTLYVSTDWKENTPYLSSQSVLELQADGGLCQLTASSTKKKDLLNFDLSTYSASYIKALSQQLNDASAALSKTMKINGHTAIISEIEGTVENEKISYYIMAVENDTQVILLSAIFPTSLSEECHPKVASLFQQFQSTKAK
- a CDS encoding carbonic anhydrase gives rise to the protein MLKEMFEYNKQFVKDERYKEFQTDKYPSKKTAILACMDTRLTSLLPAALGLKNGDVKLIKNAGAVVSHPYGSVIHSLIISIYELGVEEVLVIGHDDCGMQNLNSEKLIKKMHEHGITDVDIARSDGATGGIEDWLVGFQNVEEAVSGSVEIIKAHPLIPKNIRIYGLIMNPETGEVRQVV
- a CDS encoding ABC-F family ATP-binding cassette domain-containing protein translates to MIILNAIDLSKSYTEKPLLQELSFSIHDGDKIGLIGVNGTGKSTLLRIVSGIEDSDSGSIIKTKGTRIGFLPQMPAFSNDNTVLEQVLKNVEENNREAMTYECKSMLLELGIHDFDKPIKQLSGGERKRVAMASIFVSPVELLILDEPTNHIDSETIEWLERYLIKFKGAILMVTHDRYFLDRVTNCILELNHGKIYRHDGNYAYYLENKAAREEMEAATERKRQTLYRRELEWIRRGAQARSTKAKSRIDRFKELEKNKLVLDETKLQMNSMASRLGKKVIEIKNLSKSYGSKNIISDFTYTVLRNDRIGIIGQNGCGKSTLLKLILGLIQPDSGSVEIGDTVKIGYFSQENEALNETLRVIDYVQSIAYNVTTEDGTITASQMLERFLFPSNLHSIQIGRLSGGEKRRLYLLSILMRAPNVLLLDEPTNDLDIETLTVLEEYLDHFPGAVLIVSHDRYFVDRTVFRTFVYEEDGQLAHYPGGYTDYIEVRSLEKEEAKVKNKAQNFSNKEESQSVRETSKNNRKKVKFTFNEQREFDTIDDEIANLETQISELETQMAASASSYAKLQALMEEKEHLESCLSQKMERWLYLNDLAEQINEQLSES